A window of Scylla paramamosain isolate STU-SP2022 chromosome 36, ASM3559412v1, whole genome shotgun sequence genomic DNA:
attacttttgaagaaaagtttattatattttgtctGCCATTTAGAAGGCCATATTAGAATATGGACTGCTTCAGCAGTAAAATACTATAATTTCTGGGTTCAGTTAAAAACTTTTATCAAAGCCCAATTTTAGGGGTTGACATATAtttataaaatgtaaatattgcCAATAGTATGTATGGAGAGTCCACACTTCATTGTATCTTCACATTTTAATagtgtatatattatttttacacATTCCCAAGTTGAGCAGAATGCATCAAGAACTCCTGTCTGTCTTACTCCATGTGTTGAAGGCTTGTGTTGGAAGAataccattatttattaaattcTAGGGATACTCAAGATAGAAAAGTAATTTATGATTACTTAACCAAAGACATATGTGATGGTAAAATATATTGGTGCACCAATTTCTTGCTCTGCTGCTAAACATTCCATATCACCTCATAAAAATCATATTGCTATTAAATATTTAGCAAATACTGGTTGTAAATTATtgtattctatatatatatatatatatatatatatatatatatatatatatatatatatatatatatatatatatatatatatataatgataaagaTGCTGGATAGAGtaatgttaatatatatatatatatgatttttattACTCCTCATACCATACAGTTTCAAATATTAAATAGATAATGTACAATAAAACTgggaaaataattaattatgGAACATTGTCACTACTTCAACCGTGTTTATGACTGGTTCTTCATCACCTCCTCTATAGGTGCATAGTCCTGCTTGAAGACTACCTCCTCTATATAAGGTCGATCCTGCTGGCAGCTTTGGGAACAGGAGTACACCAGTACTGTGCCCCAGTCAATGCTCTGCCCTGCACTGTCCACCTTCAGATGCACCAACAGTTGTGGCATCACCTGAAGTCACAAGCAAATGCAATATTAAAACACTTATGGCATTATGTATGATTTTAACTTTGTCATTAATTTATCTAATGTTTTAACTCTGAAATTCTTTAACTTGAGCAGATCCACCAACCTGAAATTCAAAATGTCGGGGAGCTCCACAGCCAAGGCAGTCTGGCACTTGTGTCACTTTGTTACTTGAGGACACCCAGAGGGGCTCACCTTCCCGGTCATAACGCAGTATCTAACAAATGGGAAGAACATGAGATTTTTTCAATACATTATACAGCGGATACTCACTTGATTCCTCTTCAGCAATGTGAATTCCAATTTGGTTTCATGAATAGTGAAATGAGACAGTGTAAGCTTAAATGTGAGGATGACGAAATGATCATGTGGAAAGAGTTGAGAGatctgagttttttttgagTAGGCCTAAGAAAGCTTGAGAAAAACAGGTCTAGGAGTTTAGGGATCTGGTCCCTGTGTCATCACACCATGCTGCACAGCGCACACACCTGGTCAGGATACTCTTTAATTCTTGTCCGGAATTTCTGGAAttgcttgtctgtttctttgGTTGCCATATTGACTAGATCATTTTCTGTATCAGagtctgaaaaaaagaagacattacTCTTTCATTAGAAGCATATTTAATATTTCCCATACATAAAACAACTGCATAATTTCACTTACCATTATAGTAACaatttgaaaaatatataataataataataataataatatttacataCCAGCTTTCTCAGTTACCTGATAAAAAAACTTGCCAAGCTATCTCTGActattttttcagtttttaggtCTCTCTTTAAAACACTAGATTATGCCTTCATCTGCTTACTAGTATGCTACCTTCCAATTAGGAACAGGAAATTTTTTTGACCACTCATTCTCATCCTTTCTTGGCTCCTTTCTTGGCTCAAATCAAACAATTTATCAACCCTGTCAATAGTCAACAAGACTTTtactcaccatcatcatcttgatGGGTAACCTGTCCAGACCTCAGCAGCTCCTCATACTCTTTCATCACCTCATCCTCGGTCTTCTCTCTAGCAGCTTCCTGTTCCTCTGGTTCCAGCTCTATCTCATACTCAGGGAAGAGGAGCTTGGCAGTTGAGTTTGAACACCTTTTACTAACACTCTCTGTGAACAGCAGGTAGTTTATAAAATAAATTAGTTTAAACTGACTAAACTAAAGACAAAATAATCAAACTAATGGAAAGTATAATttataacctaaaaaaaattatgtttgaAAATAATTATTTACCAAGtacagtacattttttttttgcttggatGTAGTGTTACTGATTTAATTTGGCAATCTATAAAGTATGAGTTCAATTGTCATGCCTAACATTGCAATACACAGTGATAAATGggtcaatgatgatgataatgactatTTAAATCTAAAGGTCTTCATATAACTGGTAGGTCAGACAAAAAGTATGACAACTAGCACATTACCTGGGTGTTTACATTCAGCCTTGTGTCCTCCTTTCCAGTCCAATGCCTGATGGTCTTTTGAGCAATAGCGAGCAACATGGCAGCTTCCACAAgtctgaaggaaaacaaaagcagcATAAGAGTCAGGTACAATTATTCATTCatcaatcacttttcattttgAGTGTCAATATGTCAATCCATATGAGCCATGGCCAACAACAAGCAGGAGTACAGCGTCATtgtaagaacaataataactgAAATATCACCTTTGGTCCAAGAGCACCACAAACACGACATAGGTGGTTAAAATCCCCAGCGCCAGGGCTTTCTGCTCCAGCCTCTACCTCCTGCAAAAATTTGTCATTTGAGTTACTAATGATTATGACAATCCACTATTTTTTATCAATCGCACATACATTCacaacagaggaagagagaaaaattacagCAAAGAAACGTATGGTAATGATTCACCCACCTTAGCTGGTTCGTCAGAGTAAAAATCATTTTTTCTTGCCAATTGTGAGCGAAACACTCGGATGCTGGAGGCATCATTGTCTCGGCAGCAGTTAGGGTCacgacatacaaacacaaacattgtTCTGGAAGCAAGTCAATTAACAGCAAAATAAATCTGATATTTTGCATCGAATAACATAAATAATTGCAAAATTCATGGTCAATGATATAAATAAGTTACAGCAAGTATCTGAATCTTCAAGTCCTGAAAGATGTACCTGTGAAAGCaggtttcatatttttcatggaATGGAGCATAAACCTGGCAGAGGAAAATGAGCGGCCTTTTGCAGTGGCGACATGCAAGTTCCTCAGGGGTGGGTAGACCCTTCAGGGCAAGCCAAGCTGGCCATCCTCCAACCTACATAgattttataaataaataaataaataatactgtAAAGAAAAATTTTTAACAAATCAGGGTGACACAAACTGTAGTGTATGGACTTGAAAGTTTTGACCTATGATTCCTAAAACACTCCAATTAAGCTAACAAGGTATCAGGGAGTACTATTAAGAGCTTAAGTAAATAAGTACTGAAATAATCCTAGTTTCAGTCTGTTATAACAGAAACACGAGGCTTGGCCCTGAGTGGTCAGGGTAGCCACTCCAGCTACCTCACTTGAACTCTATTATCAACCTAATATACAACAATTGTCATTTAAGGCCCAAAAAGTCATGTATTAATCTTTTTACGATCCAACAGTTGTGGGTATTGGGCTGTCAGAACTGCTGTCTCCCTGGcgtaaacattaaaaaaattatgattGATTTTTAGTTTATTGACTTGACTCATTTATCACAATGATAAgcactacatgaaaaaaataaatgaataaaataaaacataaaaaaagtactATCTCTAGGATGTTGTTTGCCAAATTAATAGTAAGAAGATAACAGTAAGGTAGAACAAGGCTGCATTACAACACCTAAGACACTACAGGAATAATACATCTGGGAAGGTGTTGCACGCCAGAATTTCATTTACTTGAAGGAAACCAAATAAGACAGGATTGGAGGAATTTGGCCTGAGTGGCAGAGGCTCATCTTGAGCTGGGGGCCGCTGTGAGAACCGAACAAACTCATCACCTTGCTAGGGAAGAACTTGGAATGGAGCTTCCACGCCGGGGTTTTCTCTACGAAGCCTAATTCCACCACAATATCCTTAGGATCTGCAGCCATGATTGCAGCCTCCCGAGTCCCTGGCAGACACGtgggtttgtttttatttagcaCTGGCAGGAAAACGTGTCGTGCCGGAAATTCGTGTAGctgctcttttatttattagttagtCATTTACTCGATAAAAGAGAAACTAACTACAATGCATTAATGCAAGTTAATGATAGTTATGCATGTCACAAATTCCTATAGCTACAGACCATTGCCTAAATAGCGAGGTGTCTGAGGTGACTATTTTTAGAAAGCGTGCTACAGTAGACTAGAAAAACAGTGCCAAAGAAGTTACCCGaaggttaatatatatatatatatatatatatatatatatatatatatatatatatatatatatatatatatatatatatatatatatatatatatatatatatattttccttgcGTCATCCGAAATTCGTCAGTCGTGACACTGATATGAAGTAGTTGTATGAACCAGCCATGGTctctaaaactctaaaacgggtTTAAGAGACCCTGGAACCAGCAGTGTTTCAAGCTCAAAGCCatatatatgtttatgtatttattatttttcatgagAAGCAGGGCAGAAGGAAATTGTAACCAGTTGTTTAATGTCATCCCAAGCGCCAACTAATTCTCACTAACTTGCTtgttgtgctgagagagagagagagagagagagagagaagcgtgatATGTGTTCGACCATGGGATAGAGCCTTAATTCTTTCTTCAGTAATCTATATGGAGAGTTGGATTAATTTTCCCCTTATTAGATTAGTCCAAAATTCGTAGTATTCTTAtgagttttctatttttttattattttttttttatcatagttgGTCACTTAAATAACACAAatagcttatatatatatatatatatatatatatatatatatatatatatatatatatatatatatatatatatatatatatatatatatatatatatatatatatatatatatatatatatttcatttatttatttttttttttttttcaagagggaagagaaCTTTTGGACACATCGCGGCTTCCAGAGCCATTATCTCAGTGAGGATTGACTGCCTCATCATTTATGTCCCACAGCTGCTCTCCACTCAGCCCCATCATGCCCATTATTCTCCCCTGCTACACAGACACCACTTGCACCTAACACTCTCTTCACACCATCCACCTATGCCAATCAGCCCCATCATGTCCACCATTCTCCCCTACTTCACAGACAAGGAATAAAAAGTATTCCTTCTAAAGGGAGATAGCTTTTAAATTTGCATTCCTTAGACAGGTAGAGGTTGAGAGAGGGACTGATAGAGGTCTGTAAGTGGCATGAggaatataacaagggtgaaTTATCAAAATCCTCACAACTGATAATCAGACTAGCTTAAGAAAAAACAAGTTCAAACTTGATAAAATTAGatttgagggggaaaaaatagagagaaattgctactcaaatagagtggtagatgaaaggAATACTCATGCAATCAGGATGTTAGTGCTGGGTCATTAGAGAGCTGTGAAAGAGCATATGATTGTTTAGTATAAAGTATATTatagtaaaaagagagagaaattgactTCATAGCCAAAGTATAGAGAAATTATAAGACAAAAGTAGAAtttagagaagaggaagaggtacaaAGCAGGGTGTGCAGTATCTACCACTTTTTTCAGACTAGTGATTTTTAGAATAATATGAGAACTAGATCTTAACAGGCTACAGAGATAAGAACTTTAATATAATATCACTTTTCTTTGCTGATGATGGGATGGTGCTGACTAACAATGCAAAGGAtgccaaacaaacaacaaagaaagtggaggagtaggaaaagagttgggtttagaaataaataaggataataatatttaataatagtaatataataatatttaatATGAAATTGAAACTAGGAGATAttgaaaacataaaaataaaggatggaTTCAAATATTTAAGAATTACTATCAGTGACAGTATTAATTGTTTTCAGGTGCAGAAGGAGATGttccaaaaagcaaaaaaggttGGCTGACATGACATGTAGTGTGATAGAGAGATATTACTCTAAAATTCTAATTGGAAAAATGCATGGGAAAAGTATAGCattaacatatattttgtgtggtATTAACATTATGGAAGTGACAAAAAGAGAAATTAGTAAATTGCAAATAATTGAAAATGAAGTATTTAGATATCTGTTTGGCACCAAGCTATGCACATGTAACAACCTTGAGCGGGAAGTAGGAGCTTCTGGTACAAGGGTCAGGGAGGGACAGCTCAAGTACCTGAGGTATCTACTGGTGGAGGGAAATGACTTGGTGAGAAGGAGAGCAGAGATGTTGGAAAGCAGGCAAGGGAGGTGGATGGAAGGGTTGCTAAATGAGCTGAGGAACTTAGGATTAGTGAGGCAAAGCATAAGAAGGcattataaaagaagaaaaagtgcaAGGCATGGATACataaggcatgttcttggtgaCCCAAAACTGCGTAGTTTCCAATTATTGTCCTcatctataaatgtgtttaATTTTCTGTTAAAGCTCCTCAATATCATATTGTAGAGAACTATTTGAAAATTATACAACTGGTTTTATTGACATTGACCACTCACCTTTAGCTAGTGATTTACTTGTTGGAGTTCTGAATTTAAGTTTGTATGCAAAGATTTTGTATCCTTACCTGATAGTGATATATTAGCATACATAACAAAGTAAAGGTTGGGGCTTACACATGGCATGTTATCAATATGTATTAtgaagagaagtgtgtgtgtgtgtttattggtctatctatttatctatctgtctgtctgcctgcctctaAGCCTCACAGTTCAGATCCAAATTCAGAactaaaacctccctcttctttttccatagATAAGCTCAAGGAGAGCACATCTTCTAGTGTCAGTCTAGAGGTAAGTGACA
This region includes:
- the LOC135090910 gene encoding programmed cell death protein 2-like → MAADPKDIVVELGFVEKTPAWKLHSKFFPSKVGGWPAWLALKGLPTPEELACRHCKRPLIFLCQVYAPFHEKYETCFHRTMFVFVCRDPNCCRDNDASSIRVFRSQLARKNDFYSDEPAKEVEAGAESPGAGDFNHLCRVCGALGPKTCGSCHVARYCSKDHQALDWKGGHKAECKHPESVSKRCSNSTAKLLFPEYEIELEPEEQEAAREKTEDEVMKEYEELLRSGQVTHQDDDDSDTENDLVNMATKETDKQFQKFRTRIKEYPDQILRYDREGEPLWVSSSNKVTQVPDCLGCGAPRHFEFQVMPQLLVHLKVDSAGQSIDWGTVLVYSCSQSCQQDRPYIEEVVFKQDYAPIEEVMKNQS